Within the Pseudorasbora parva isolate DD20220531a chromosome 15, ASM2467924v1, whole genome shotgun sequence genome, the region ccggggtaaccggctgcattctgcagttcatcagcgccctctgctgtcactgagcggcacttcagcagcgcgtctccttcaccggttcagtccaggttcagtcatgtgcaaacgcacgttgggcttgtttatatctgagcgcgtgtccctttgacgcagaatacagcggtgttgagcatttatacggttgatgggcaaagtattcttgagtgcattataaaaaaattataaattgttaataaattattatttacgatattttaaagtgcccacgataacaatatcgtgcatattcattatcgtgataaatcacATTATCGAAAATCGCCACATGTCTACTcctctgtcagttcacatgagggagggattgttttgaaagcagcagctggaataattcTCGGATGGGGCTCAGTCTCAAAACGTATTCCTGcgattgattgattttttttatacttgGCCCGCCATATCGGTGTATATAAgcgcgcacaaacacacacacacacacacacacacacacgcgcgcacacacacacacacacacacacacacacatgcgcttGTCAAACACAACAGAGATCAAGaatgaatattatttcactatctAACACCAGTTAAACTACAGCCTAAATCACAGTctaaaacagctttaaagcctggatcccatgaaataaggacaatgctttttttcctctgtaaaaattttatgaactttttaatagttctaatgaaatttaattaaattataattcagtgatagcctcatgaaagatagatatcagtgtcttacttaaattgtgttaactcttgaaaaatatgattgtttttaaaggggtagttcaacccaaaaatgtgatatttttttcaccctgatgtcattccaaacctaaatgaatttatttctgtgtaacataaaataaaataatttgagtctgttttttttttgttcatacaaaattcaaatggtagcctaaccaaaatagcttggttgccaacattcttcaaaacatcttttgtgtttcacggaagtcatgcaggtttggaattaCACGagcgtgagtaaatgatgacagcatttaaaataagtaaatttactttactgcatcttagctcaaaatcatcagtgctttactgtcagGTGCATTtctgtgacaaaaaaaaaacaatattaagtttatctgcatttgcagcaaattcgataatataCATCATTATTTGTAATTGtcctaattttatttatttactccaatttaaggccccaaccccagcaaaaacattcacaggGAACTCATGGGCTGAATCAGCTGGGTTTGCCAGGGCCGAATTTTAGCCTCAGTCCAGCCCtgccgtctggaaaacacacagccctcCCTCGGGTTTGCGACCCCTGGGAGTCTGATCTCGAatcacaatgaaccaacaaataagggattctccagcctgtgacagcgtgctggTATGCTCTGTTAGGCTTGTCACATACACATAATCAGTACGATCtctaacaatgcaatactatcgcGTTTTTACTCACACACTgtaagtgtgctgcaccattcctgtcgtatacaatatagaaggcacaggattgtttaatctcaatatgtctgcaaatccagtgtttagaaacgattatcttgctatcttcggcgTGTTTATTGCTCGGTAACGCGATCAGCTTAGCTCCACgagccagtgggcggggctacagaagcagcgtACACATAGAGGCGGCGTTTCACCATTCTAATGCGATTTTAGAGCTCTTTAGAGCTTTTAGAGATTTTAGAGCTCTTTTTTAGggctggtgtctataaaagctttccttttactaacaaggaagttttcagctctaaaactaacaggatattcttatattaccatgaccttttatatatcaaaggctcaaaggaaagttgatttctcaattcctCACCCCTTTAAGGTGAATTTGTTACTGATGAACCTGCTCTAAAACACAGTCGATGTGATTTTTCCAAGTAAGTTACCGGTATGTTCCTGGACCAAATCTGTCCCtcgaatctgattggttgattggaatgttgttctAGGATCAGCAAAGATGAAGATCCATGAACATGTATACTTGGTAAAATCAGGTTCAGCCTAAAACAAAATTCTTGTCAGGTTTTAAATGCAAGAGGTTATGTTGTGCAACATAAGACATGgctaattaaaatgtattatcatTTAAATTCTATTTGAGTTTTCCTAGTTTTGTTGGAAGGTATCTCTACATTGTACAGAAATGTTAATAGTTGAGCAATATTGAAGACAATGaaacaaatatttcaaaaggCAATCAAGACACACTTAGTTTAGACTTAGCATATGTTTTGCTATAaagcaaaacaatttttttttatctgcatGGCAACAACCAACATGTGAATGAgttcatatacatatatacatatatatatatatatatatatacatatatatatatatatatatatatatatatatatatatatatataaatatgggTCACTTTGTCTCACATATCAGCACAACCAGTCTTTCAGAACATAATCAACATATCCTGTCAAAGCTGTTGACCCATATAAAGTGCAAAGTGCACTGCTGGTCTACAAAtttgttattcagaagaagTCTACTGATGTGCATGTGGGTGAGACATGAGAACGCGGGAGAGCACAGAGTCCGTTTTAAATGTACAGTGAAACAAGAATAGCAAGTGCTGCGCAGATTACGTGCACTTTGTAGTCCACTACTGATTACAGGTTGGTAATCTAGATGACTGTTTTTCCGTAATGTATTCTTGACTACTTCTTGATTGCTTTTAGATTACTTATGAACTAAATTATTTatcacattttgaaaaaaaaaaactgatatcacaaaaataaatgcattgaaAGTTGGTCTACATTGTCAGGGATTTCAGTGATCTGAAGATGACTGTACTTTACATGTGTCTCCTTATCTACGTCAAGATCAGGAAGTTTCTCACCAGCCCATATAAACAGAAGCAGATTAGATGCAGTTTTTATTCTGAAAATGCAGCTCTCATTGGTGAGTTAACCAATTCATTTAACTcaaattctttctttctttctttctttctttctttctttctttctttctttctttctttctttctttctttctattcATCAGTGACTAGATACATTTACGGAGGTTGTTTTTCATTTTGGAGGATTATAATGATATTGTATCTATTTTAAATTTGTTGATATAGATTCTTTTGTTGAGTTATTAGGATAGGCACCACTTCAATTATGTAAATAAAGATGCTTAACTGACATTAAATTCaataactatacattttaaagatatatatatattacaaatttCAATTGTAAAATtccatcaaattgaattgaataatacTTATATATTATTCAAATAATGGACAGagaatttgaaatgattttattttgtataaatcTTAATGGAAAAAGGGAATGGACAATTTATATTATGTGATTCATATTcataaatgtaaacattttctgttttttttattttgatttatcaaCACGAATCACATAAACTGAAATAGCCCATTCCCTTAATCCATAAAGAtttatacaaaatgttttattaagctCTTTTTTTGGAGTGTATATGCAGTATAATGTCTCATAATTCAGTGTCATTGTTGCAAGATGTTTATGGTTAGTTCAAAATGGATCTTAATATATTTAAGGGCTGAATGCTGTTTAGggtaaaatgaataatatcaAAACAGAAGTTCAGAGGACATGTTTCAGGACTGTCTCCATCTCCTCAGGTTTTCAGAGCTGTGCTGCTGATTTTCCTGCTCACCCTTATATTAGGTGTAGAATGTAATTCTTCTGAGAAAAAGTCTAAAGGGAAAAGGAAATGTCAAGGTGCTgaatgtaaaaagaaaaaacattggGTCATCCTGGACTCCACTCTGAACATCGCAACGGTTCCCTCCCCGTGTCCAAGCAGATCTTTGTCACCATGGACATATGTGTGAGTCTTTGATCTGATTGTTTATTTGAATCTCAGTTATGTGAATCGTACCAATGATTCAGAGTAGTTTTGGGTCATTTTGATTCATTGATTACAATAGGCTGTTCTGTGAATTTTTATAAATGCTTCTTCTTTCGATTCAGAACTTCATCTGACGATTCACGAATCCCACAGACAATCTCTGAAGCAAAATGTGACAAAAGAGGGTGTATAACTGAAAATGGTGAGGAAGACTTGGGACTGGAGTCTAAACCCATCTACTACCAGATCAATGTTCTGAAGAGAGTGAAGGGCAAAAACTTGATGCACTACAACCTTAAACTCGAGACTAAAATAGTTAGTCTAGGCTGTACATGTGTTTTACCCAAAGTTGTGCTTCAGAATTAGCTCTAAACTGTTTTAATTATGTACCGGTATATTGTTGTATTATcctaacgaaacaaaaatatattgcagtatattggaaaatatcatgtaatacatttaggcaatatattcacatatataggatttaatatttatattcttcaatatattacaatacaaGAAAGCGATtgcaatatattgtataataccatcaatatattattccatgtatttacaatatattataatatatttcaaaataaaatattggtaaatatattttcctttcgtaagggtaaTTTGCCTATAGGTACAGAAAACTTCTGTTGCAATCTTTTCATCAGCTTTGTATTTATTGTAATCTTggttaataaacatttattgatTTTCTTTGTAATAGTTTGTTTCAGTGCAGTGATGGTATGAATCAGACTtgttaaatacataaaataaaccTTTGTTTTAGTTAAGAGAAGTATTTATTTCACTTTGTTTAGAGAATTCAGTCATTTGGAAATTACAAACACGGAGCATTACGTTCCATTTTCTCACAAAATCAGGTCGATTAACATCAATTCTCATCATTGCACATACAACGGCTGCGCACCAACATCAAACTCCTTTGTCTTTGTATAGAACGAGTAAAATAAACAGACTATACAGTAAAGCTCAGTGACATGCCAAAGCAAAGTGCACCATTCATATCTAAACCTTTCAAACTGTTTCCCAAATACAAACAGGATCTTCTTCTCACACCTGAGTCCTTTCATTCTTCATTTTCTGAGATGCCACTATGTGTTTTCCTACCGATAAGcgtaaaaatacaattataatgAATGAAAAAGCTAAATGTGCTTCTGAGTTGTGCTTAAAGTGTCACTGTGCTCCACTTTTAATCGGTGAGAGGAATATGAGCGTTCATATTGATAGGAATCCAGAATGTTCTAATAATCTATTATAACTATTATATTATCACCTTGCATCAACACAGCAGGAAATATGATAGATATTGAACCTCTAACCATCTGATTGCTGATGCTTAATAATACATATTGTATAAGCATGCCTGAGGTTGTACATTGATTATggaatattcattaaaaaagcaTGAGCCAAAGCTTCAGTAGATGGCACGTTTTGGAAAAAAAGATGCTTTTGTGACCGTAAAGAGATATTTCTATTGGTGAAGGATGATTTTAAGATGTAGTTTATGTTAACACATTCATCTGTACTGTTTATGAAGGTTATAAAAAGCATCTCTTTAGGGATTTCACTTCTTGTCCGTCTCTCCAAGTCATTTCAAAAGATCAGTTAAGCATATTCATTCTTCTGCTCTGAAGCAACCTCCTGTACTCAACCAAGCAACATACCCTTAGTGCACCTTGCATTGCCATCTagacaatatttttttcctggttttaataatattaagtaGCTTTGTTGTCAATCCCCACAAAACCTTGTCCAATATGTCCCCTTTTTGAGATGTATTGGCTaccatttgttttattttctcttcACCAGATTCATCTCTGTAACTTTTTTCCCCTTCCTCTTATACCAGAGCAGTCCCGCGCAGCAGGCGCTCCTCTACCGGCAGGCCTCCTCTTTCAGCTCTTTGTTCTTCCTCACCTCCTCTGCGTGTTTGTCCTACATAGACACAAAAGAAAACTTACTCGACCTGTGTTCATGCATGTGTGTCAGCGACATAAACAAAGCGGGGAAACTATCCACCCCATTCTAATGCAATATTAATACTGATTCTATAGTTAGACTGGGAAGGGACTCGGATGCACAAAGGCCAGGAACACACTAAATGTGTAATCATCACAAAAAAATTGGGacattttagtttttcttttatGTATTTGAAGAAATTATTCAGTTTATTCAACGAGAACAAAACTGAGCAAAAGAGACAGGAGACATCTATAATCTATTTCAAGGAAATTATTTTgttctgaaaaaaatgtatcatggttttcacaaaaatatatagcagcacaactgttttcaacattgataataattatgaatgtttcttgagcaccaaattagcatattagcatgatttctaaaggatcatgtgatactaaagactggagtaaatccaggaatacttttttttaaatatattaataatatttaaaaatattactgattttactgtatttttgaacaaataaatgGAGCCTTGGCAAGAGTAGGATACTTTAAGCATAAAAAAAACTTATCAACTCCAAttttttgaatggtagtataTACATGTAAAATTATACCAATGAAGGTTTATCATTTGATTGTAATGAActgtttaaaaatacaaatgttcTGAGTTTTAgctttttaataaaacaagcttACATTTAGAACAAATCTTAAAAGCCAAGCCCTAAAGGTTGGATATCCTGTTTGAATATCATGTTTTATGAAATGGGTTGTGAAGTTCTGTAATGAAGTAACGTTACTCAAGTACTTTACATCCTCGACAGTCATTTATACCTTTTCCTGTAGTCTCTCCAGCATGGCGGCAAGCAAAGCCTCACGGTTCTCTTTGATGGCTTCCATCTTCTGCTCCAGCTTTTCTTTAGCGTTCTTAATGAAGTTGTTGTTCTCCTCAAATGCCTTCTGAATGACCTCTCTCTCATGCTCCCTCTTCTCGGCAAGATGCTTTAACATCTCGGCCTCCTGAAACTGAAGAGAACACCGTTTCAGCTTCAAAATACGAACGAAAGGAAACTGATGGTTTTGGTATGCGAGTATAAATTCCAACCTTCCGTCTCTCCTCAGCTGCTTCCAGTTTCTTCTGGATCTCCTCCAGTGAGGGGTCCTTACGCTGGGGCATGGAAGTGTTAAGCTCAGGCACGCCGTCAAAAGAGGGGGGTTTCAGGATCACCTCAAATGCCTGGCCCGAGGCCCGCTTGTTCAGCTCAATGACCTCCATATCTTTGATCACACACCAGTTGAGATCCACTGCATCTTTAAGAATGATCACACACAGAGTGCTTACTGTGAGAGTGTGAGCATAATATATCAAGTCTTTATTATATTTAAGCTCATTGCGTTTTAGTGGTAGAGACGTgtctataaaatataaatactgATGAGCAATGTTTTGTTATTTACCCTCAGCCTTGTATGTGGGATTTTCTGCAGGGTTCGAGTTGATGCAGGAGCACAGAAATGACACTAGGGGGAGCTCCTTCACCTTGTCTCGATATGCTGCGTATGGAAACATCAGGTAAATATAAAATTCCTCGGAAATATAAATTGCACATAATATGTCTAATCTAAGCTACCTGACAGATTTCACTGAATAAACCATAGGGTAAAGTAAAACATCATTCCCAGGGATTGTATAAACTGCTAAAATGTATGTATTCAGTGTATCTTGAACACAATGTAAGTTACtatggataaaagcgtctgtgaaatgtctatatatatataaacagaacAGTGGAATCTCTTTTCTATCTGCTATTTGCAATTGCATGAAAAAGGCTCTCTGATAAATCCAACCAATCACGAGATTTGGGGGGCGGAACTGGTGTTTGCTCAGCCAATGGGAGTTTGAGGGAGCATTTGGGAAACCTGTTtggtttataaaatataaataaaggcacaatttttcatttttaaaaatgttttccaaaaaccactagaacaatgttatatattttgttgacttgtgtacttaaattatagcaaatgtttccaagaatgtttaaatccagagaaataagctattttaaccaggaGACAGACCGTGTCAGTGAGTCACCTATCGATGACATCATACCCGCATTGCCCTCTATTTCGATTTTATTTTAGAagactttaatatattatgttttattagacaggtgaacAACTGTTTGGATAAAGTCATCGATTGAAAACTAGTCATTgctatatagctcaacacagttagtcttattgtttaaatctcgttTTCTTGAGTTACTGCTGTTATACCATGCATAATAATGATCTAGTTTATGTGTGCAACAAGTATCTCATAGTAGCTGCcgagcaaacacacagagaagcattataactttcaacacactcaaatgtatctaatatgataaacagggctgcgttaccccacataTGCATGAACGGAAGAAGCAGAAGCGGTCATCTGCTCCATAATAAAAGCTccattgttttgaaaatgtgacctctagtggcgaaaaattacatattgtggctttaaacaTTTAACATTCTTACATAATTTAACTATAATATAGAATTGTGGGACCTACTTTATATGGTGGCCTTAACTaatatgtactaacattttaatttatcatttgaTACGATGGACTTATTGTGGGTACATACATGCTTTTACATTGacctacattttttaaattagctgcatgtaattacatctgtaataaATTGATGTTGTTAAATTTATGATTACACCAGTGACACATCCCTTACACCTTACCCTAGCCTTAAAcatacccataccaccacatctgtccctaactttaaatgtatccctcctcaatatcagcaaaagtgtacAGCAGTACAATACAAACACAAtgagtactatgtacttatttttttgatgtaagtagtTAAGGCAATCTAATATGAAGTGGGGccgaatatttatttaaataaaaaacctgCTTCAAATATGCATGATATGTGTTActatggaaaagaaaaaaaactttttgcagtgtaatgTTAAAACCTCTGCCaacttaatttacattttaatcaatCAACAAATCTAAAATGCTCATATTGGCATTTTTAATGTCTGATACTCTGATCAAGTTAATCATAATCATtttattgtattctttttctccTAGTTTCTCTATAGTTTCTAAAAAGATTTAATCCAAGCACCTGTGCTAACATTTTAGCTCAGAAATCATAGTCTGTGTTGCctttaaatattgattttgacaATGGGGCCTTCGGAGTTTGAGAATAAGGGCTCACTTTTGTAGCTTACCTGCCAAGGTCATGTTTATGCAGTATTGTGTGTCGCTTACAACCCTTCGTTCTGTCctgtttagagagagagagagagagagagagagagagagagagagagagagagagagagagagagagagagagagagagagagagagagagagagagagagagagagagagagagagagagagagagagagagagaggattaGGAAAAAGTGTGTGGTTTGAGCTTACTGTCCACAAGGATAAATCACTCTGCTCTCAAGTAAATGTTCTGAAACATGAGAATTATAAAATAACTCCCATTTAATTAATACAATGCCTCGTACTTTCAAAAAGAATATGTGAAATGCAGATCCATTGTGCATAAGATGTGTGTAAAAGGCGCTTGTGTTGTGATGTGGCAGGACACTTGGTGAGAGAGGAGCATGAATTCAGATGAGGAGCAGCAGGGAGTGTCACGCACAATCTCTGTATTGTTACTCCGCCTGAAAGCTGCCTCTTATCAGCATACGAGACAGTTTTAGAAAGCAAATATTAAACATTAGATAAATCCTAAAACTTAAAACCCCAAACCCCAAACGCCAACCCAGATGACATTCCATAGCAGGTGTAAGAGCTTAATGGAAGGACACAGTGATGCTTTGTTCAGCTTGGGGAGCACTAAAACCTAAAGAGATGGTGGCCTGGGCGGTcacctggtggtggtggtggtgtatgTCTGTCTCAAGCTATAATCATAAGCAAAATTAGCATGGACCCCTACGGAGAGACACCACTGAGAAACAAGCATTGCCCTGCCCTGTTCATAGTCATACATTCAACTACTTTTGTctatacacacactcattagCATTTGGATTAATAGTCCCTTACTGCATATATAGTTGTTGATTTACATCTCATTAGTTGTTACAGAAGGAGATACCTGTTTATCCTTGCAATATTGTACTGTCTTTGTCACTATATTCTCACATCACCATTACAAAACAAATTCATGACTGCTTTACATAATTGTTATTGGTTGCAACAAATGGCATATATGCTAAATGTCAGGATCAACACAAGAAAAATAATTTCTCAAATTACTATATAAATGCAAAAACACAGTAAGTAGCTATAAATGAATCCAAATGCTAAACACTGCAGTCGGTATGTGAAAGGTTGTTTACTCATGCCTCTGTGTGAATAACATAGTTTAGTGCAGATatacatacatttgcataaatatCAATTTCCATGCATATAAAAGTTGCTTGGCATACATTATTGATGGCAGACACAGCATGCTGTAAGAACACTGAGTTCCCACAATAGACGTCTGATGCGGCACATTTAATCTTTCCGTCAAAGGTAACCTTTTTCCTTTTAGTGATCAATCTTTAAATCACAAAAACATCAGAGTAGAGCCTCATTTGATTTTGTGATGCCCACGCTTACCTTTTCTCCTTGGTGAGGTGTTGTCCCTATCTCccccctctctttctctttccctGTATCCTCTTTTACAGCTCCCTCTCTTTTGCTCCGTGACTGCTGCTCCTCGGATACAAGAGCTCGGCAGCATCAGCAGCGGCACCCCCTCCTGTCGCATGACATCATCTTCCAGTGCTGCCATTGGACGAGGTGAGTGGCAGAGCACCGTGGGCCAGCATTGCTCCATCACAGAGAAGGGCGGGCGGTGTTAACTCTTTGTGCCTTACTGCAGGTGTAAAATAGAAGACGGGTGTTTCCTAACACGTACTGTAGATGACAAGGGACAAAAGACAAAGATTGGAGTTTACAGAATTACTATAATATCAAAATAACTGtacaataatattaaaaaatattattattatcattaaaacAACCAAAAGCAataacaaaaatgtttaatttgaaatGAATGAGAAAAGatgaattattatattatattatattatattatattatattataatataatattttggaAATTTATTTAGATTGGACATTGCCCTATTGTACtctaaactttatttttataatgcatAAACTGCATGTCCAATTTTTGAACCACCGCCCAGTTTTGCTGAAGTCTCCTGACAAAACTAGCCCACTGGTCAATTAAAAATaacccaaaactagcccaatcaCACTGTACCACACATAAAACCTCAAAATCTGCCACTCCCATCCCTAAAATACATAATTTACAGTCACTGTTTTGTGTCTGCCAAAGTCACTATTAGTAAAGGAGCAAAAGAGCTCCCTACCAGTGCCCTCCCTCACAAACCCCAGAATGTAAAATAGGTCAAATATTTCAATACAAGCATTTCAGTCAAATACGGTTTATCCAATATGTCATgccatggtaaaaaaaaaatctgtttagaAGTTTATCCTAATTCTGTGGGAAAATCACAGACCTGGCAACAATGCCACTGCCCCTTCTTCTATTGCTACAGAACTCCATCACCTCTTATATGATGTCACCCAGATGTCGGTCCGCAAGGGATGCTTGAACACAGCaagagaagaagagagaaagaaataAAAAGGAGTGTCTCTGTACTGTACTGCAATGCAACAGACATTGAATTGTTCTGATAAGATCTTCAGTCATGATGATGACTGACACtgttatcatcataaacactgTCCAGTCTAGTCATAAATAATGACTGGAAAGAGAGAAATCATCACAATAAGAGATGTAATGATAAAAGTTAGGCTTTAAGGTCTATCCAAAATGTGTACCATGGCCAAATTTTTGATAtagaaaaatattacattttaaccTCCCAAGACCCAGGAAAACAAAGTCTTTTGAATGTAGTATGTTGTCATGTCTTTACATTATTTACTGATAGCATTAGAGGAAAAGCTCTTCAACACATGTATTTTTTGGATGGATGTTTCTTTTATGAGAATGTTCTACTCTTGTTTTAGTAAATCTGTCTTAAGTTTCTCTATTATTTGCTGGTATGATAACTTGATTGTTAGGAATAGGTAAGTTGAATAGTATTGTTAAGCAAGATCATTAGAACTGATATAAGGACCATTACACAAATGTATGAACATAGGGTGACTAGGAAAGCCCAGCGAGTCCATTTAGATGTTACCCAACATTGTGTACTGAATTTCAACTGCTTCCATAGGGTCGGAGATTTAAACTCCCCTTGTGTAACTCAAATAGACACAAAAACTCCTTTATACCTGCTGCTATtactattttaaattatttgttataaatgtgtgttatttgatGTGTACTATGTGGCTAAACGAACATGTATGTATGCTGCTGTCTGCACAAGAATGGCCTTTTAGGACAATAaagttataaagtaaaaaaatagagcataagaaactaatagattttttgtttttaaaattatattttattcatattttatgcTCTAAACATATAAAGTGGACACcgggactttaaaaaaaataatgacatgaaatgacatgtaaaggcaaaaacaatgtttgttttttcattcaCCAATCAACTTTTAGGTTTCAGGATTTTTATTAaccaaacgtttttttttttttttttaaagatgattctcaaAGATATAATG harbors:
- the il17a/f3 gene encoding interleukin 17a/f3, whose product is MQLSLVFRAVLLIFLLTLILGVECNSSEKKSKGKRKCQGAECKKKKHWVILDSTLNIATVPSPCPSRSLSPWTYVTSSDDSRIPQTISEAKCDKRGCITENGEEDLGLESKPIYYQINVLKRVKGKNLMHYNLKLETKIVSLGCTCVLPKVVLQN
- the stmn4 gene encoding stathmin-4, translating into MTLAAYRDKVKELPLVSFLCSCINSNPAENPTYKAEDAVDLNWCVIKDMEVIELNKRASGQAFEVILKPPSFDGVPELNTSMPQRKDPSLEEIQKKLEAAEERRKFQEAEMLKHLAEKREHEREVIQKAFEENNNFIKNAKEKLEQKMEAIKENREALLAAMLERLQEKDKHAEEVRKNKELKEEACR